The Prochlorococcus sp. MIT 1300 genome has a window encoding:
- a CDS encoding ABC transporter ATP-binding protein: MTFSHVKIENLWHRYKKSARDVWSLKGVDLDLHHGELVGLLGPSGCGKTTLLRLIAGFEQPYKGTISINGNIVASPTHILPAERRAVGMVFQDYALFPHLDAWSNVCFGLRKGQDISRPRWLMELLGLEGLMNRYPHELSGGQRQRLALARALAPGSSLVLLDEPFSNLDVEVRLRLRSELSKVLQTCGASGLLVTHDPQEALAICDRVAVLKSGQLHQCSAPCDLVHQPATPFVGRFVLQRNVLPVDVSHDQLNTPLGPIPSSQNNIHVTELMIDEMSIQITHDPEGEGLVQGREFLGSYWLLRVELGSYTLRIRQPLDNPLKVGDRCLVNFKEGQNGILFPGSVPCLLA, encoded by the coding sequence GTGACTTTTAGCCATGTAAAAATTGAAAATCTTTGGCACCGCTACAAAAAGAGCGCCAGAGATGTTTGGTCTCTTAAGGGTGTGGACCTAGATCTGCATCATGGTGAATTGGTTGGTTTATTAGGCCCCTCTGGATGCGGAAAAACTACTCTTCTTAGATTGATTGCAGGTTTTGAACAGCCATATAAAGGGACAATTTCAATTAATGGAAATATTGTGGCTAGCCCAACTCACATACTTCCTGCAGAAAGACGGGCTGTGGGTATGGTTTTCCAGGATTATGCTCTCTTCCCTCATTTGGATGCCTGGAGCAATGTTTGTTTCGGTCTTCGTAAGGGACAAGACATAAGCAGGCCTCGCTGGTTGATGGAATTACTCGGCTTGGAAGGACTAATGAATCGATATCCTCATGAACTTTCAGGAGGACAAAGACAGAGATTGGCTTTAGCGAGGGCTTTGGCGCCAGGATCATCCCTTGTTTTATTAGATGAACCCTTCTCTAATCTTGATGTTGAGGTTCGACTTCGCTTAAGAAGTGAGCTTTCGAAAGTTTTACAAACCTGTGGTGCAAGCGGCCTTTTGGTTACCCATGACCCTCAGGAAGCTTTAGCAATTTGTGATCGTGTAGCAGTATTAAAGTCAGGACAATTGCACCAATGCTCAGCACCATGTGATTTAGTTCATCAACCTGCAACTCCATTCGTTGGAAGGTTTGTTCTTCAACGTAATGTTCTTCCTGTGGATGTCAGTCATGATCAGTTAAATACACCTTTGGGTCCAATTCCTAGCTCACAGAATAATATCCATGTAACTGAGCTAATGATTGATGAAATGTCTATTCAAATAACACACGATCCAGAAGGAGAAGGCTTAGTCCAAGGGCGTGAGTTTTTAGGTAGTTATTGGTTGTTAAGAGTAGAGCTTGGAAGTTATACTCTCAGAATTAGACAGCCATTGGATAATCCTTTAAAAGTTGGAGATAGATGTTTGGTTAACTTTAAGGAAGGACAAAATGGAATTCTTTTCCCTGGATCAGTGCCATGCTTATTAGCTTAG
- a CDS encoding ferritin, protein MTASTSEFKVKTPLGPSGRAMAQPMDPSLVEAFQLHVTMERNASAAYLAMAIWLGERELRGFSQFFKNESTSEQDHACKFADYLISRGQKVLLQDIPSPRQDWSSVEEIISASFQMEAEVTTSLHNLYNLAERSSDMRTTVFLDPTIDVQVSAEDEFAHLLGRVRFADNQPSAMLILDSELTNGQHTRFKLA, encoded by the coding sequence ATGACTGCATCAACTAGTGAATTCAAAGTCAAAACTCCTTTAGGCCCATCTGGGAGAGCTATGGCTCAGCCTATGGACCCATCGTTAGTGGAGGCTTTTCAACTGCATGTGACTATGGAAAGAAATGCAAGTGCGGCTTATTTAGCAATGGCAATATGGTTGGGTGAAAGAGAGTTGCGTGGGTTTTCTCAGTTTTTTAAGAATGAGTCAACAAGTGAACAAGATCATGCCTGTAAGTTTGCTGATTATTTGATTTCCCGGGGTCAGAAAGTTCTACTGCAGGACATACCATCTCCTCGTCAGGACTGGAGTTCTGTCGAGGAGATCATATCAGCTTCATTCCAGATGGAAGCAGAAGTAACAACCTCTCTCCATAACTTATATAACTTGGCAGAAAGATCATCAGATATGCGTACAACCGTTTTCTTAGACCCTACAATTGATGTTCAGGTTTCCGCTGAAGATGAATTCGCTCATCTTTTAGGAAGGGTCCGTTTTGCGGACAATCAACCTTCAGCGATGTTAATCCTCGATAGTGAGTTGACAAATGGTCAACATACACGCTTTAAACTTGCCTAG
- a CDS encoding helix-turn-helix domain-containing protein, whose product MGFTYSSEDSLAAVRMPTGQSILIDPSSRLGESCIEVIEGVARVYCPCEETEGMTLAFLQKGDQIRADRLCSEGVCVEALTPLCFKTQNESTSSTGFDAVNEWTLQLLRIRHLGSAEQRLQALLALLVNRLGRRCGDWCDLPFRLTHERIGELIGSTRVTSTRLISRLRSADLLNVPAGEPILRLAPVLIETAPLAA is encoded by the coding sequence ATGGGCTTCACCTATTCATCCGAAGACTCACTGGCTGCAGTGCGGATGCCTACTGGACAATCAATACTTATAGATCCTTCCTCTCGTCTTGGAGAATCCTGTATCGAAGTTATTGAAGGCGTCGCAAGGGTCTATTGCCCTTGTGAAGAAACTGAAGGAATGACTCTTGCCTTTCTTCAAAAAGGCGATCAGATACGTGCTGATCGCCTATGTAGTGAAGGTGTTTGCGTTGAAGCACTTACCCCTCTCTGTTTCAAAACACAAAATGAATCCACTAGTTCAACTGGTTTTGATGCAGTCAATGAATGGACCCTTCAGCTTTTGAGGATTAGACACCTAGGCAGTGCAGAACAACGCCTACAAGCATTACTTGCTCTGTTGGTAAATAGGTTAGGGAGGCGTTGTGGTGACTGGTGTGATCTGCCATTTCGCCTTACCCATGAGCGAATTGGAGAATTAATTGGCTCCACAAGAGTTACATCCACAAGGCTGATTTCACGCCTTCGATCAGCAGACCTTCTAAACGTCCCTGCGGGAGAACCCATACTCCGTTTAGCTCCTGTACTAATAGAGACAGCCCCTCTTGCAGCCTAA
- a CDS encoding ferritin yields MQELTKAINNHLACEFQASHTYLAMSIWLREKDLAGFSSYMQTKSQEEHGHADRLIAYLVDCDEQVELPGVEAPQRSWTSTQSLFDQVYEMEQAVTASINRIYSIAEQAGERSATAMLDWFIAEQLQEEAEARFVRKRLRLAGENSAALLLLDQQFLDGTALSTVKGGPAG; encoded by the coding sequence ATGCAAGAACTTACAAAGGCTATAAACAATCATCTGGCATGCGAGTTTCAAGCAAGCCACACCTATCTTGCAATGTCTATCTGGCTAAGGGAGAAGGACCTCGCTGGATTTTCCTCTTATATGCAAACAAAAAGTCAGGAAGAACATGGACATGCAGACCGGCTAATTGCTTATCTTGTTGACTGTGACGAACAAGTAGAGCTTCCTGGGGTTGAAGCGCCGCAAAGGAGTTGGACATCAACACAATCATTATTTGATCAGGTTTATGAAATGGAACAAGCGGTTACAGCATCTATAAACAGGATCTACTCAATAGCCGAACAAGCCGGAGAAAGAAGTGCTACGGCAATGCTCGACTGGTTTATAGCTGAACAACTTCAAGAAGAAGCTGAAGCAAGATTTGTACGAAAGCGCCTTCGTCTTGCTGGAGAAAATAGTGCAGCCCTTCTATTGCTGGATCAACAATTCCTTGATGGAACAGCGCTTTCTACAGTGAAGGGTGGACCCGCCGGGTAA
- a CDS encoding AhpC/TSA family protein, translating into MFSTDAIRFLLNKVDSTSYHKNKNNLLVIVFGVLGDFDSIEYATKLVSVLPRFKSLGVDLIGIGIGSTKSRELFCSFTGFPKHQLLIERDNTLHCQLELYEGVNTPFGSWGNMLIMCGGFGSPGTLKEVLRGYTGDRDADQSIASDEKIKIGFLPELSGKFFDMAGGNGFQRPFELATLRLRNMLEVLHHWNEYVPNINFLTQRGGTFLFDRDDQLLYSYKAQGILCYSETMSEPLSFLDRSLGIL; encoded by the coding sequence GTGTTTAGTACTGACGCTATTCGCTTTCTTTTAAACAAGGTAGATTCAACATCCTATCACAAAAACAAAAACAATCTCCTTGTTATTGTTTTTGGTGTTCTTGGCGACTTTGACAGCATTGAATACGCTACTAAGTTGGTTTCTGTATTACCCAGATTTAAGAGTTTAGGTGTTGACTTAATCGGAATTGGAATTGGAAGTACTAAGTCAAGGGAGCTATTTTGTTCCTTCACAGGCTTTCCCAAACACCAACTCTTAATAGAAAGAGATAATACATTGCATTGTCAATTAGAGCTTTATGAAGGAGTGAATACACCATTTGGATCCTGGGGAAATATGTTGATTATGTGTGGCGGTTTTGGTTCCCCTGGAACTTTAAAAGAAGTTTTGCGTGGATACACTGGAGACAGAGATGCTGATCAGTCTATTGCTTCTGATGAGAAAATAAAAATCGGATTTCTGCCTGAACTTAGTGGGAAATTCTTTGATATGGCTGGGGGAAATGGGTTCCAGAGACCATTTGAGTTGGCTACCTTACGACTAAGGAATATGTTAGAGGTCTTACATCATTGGAATGAATATGTTCCTAATATCAACTTCCTGACACAAAGAGGAGGAACCTTTTTATTCGATAGAGATGATCAACTTTTATATTCATATAAGGCTCAAGGCATCCTTTGTTATTCGGAAACAATGTCAGAACCCTTATCTTTTCTAGATAGGAGCCTAGGAATACTATAG
- a CDS encoding ABC transporter ATP-binding protein: MTQESPWLEIENAEVFHRGKRIFKDISLSLMRGEQTIVLGPNGAGKSTLIRLIRREIYPVSKSSTIFRMFGSDEINLTELRKRVGVLSQEIDKRMNPRILTPDVISSGFYGSLGIRKNQIPSPAQRERTDELIESMRLTKLCKLNFGELSDGQKKRVLLARALVHDPEIIVLDEPTSGLDLSAKYSLLQILDRLSKNGKTLLIVTHQIDNVIKTINKIVFMKEGKVNNVGSVKEKINSEELSELFNIPLKVVSANGYWQVLPDH; encoded by the coding sequence ATGACTCAAGAATCACCTTGGTTAGAAATTGAAAACGCAGAGGTATTTCATCGTGGCAAAAGAATATTTAAAGACATAAGTTTAAGCCTAATGCGTGGTGAGCAAACGATAGTCTTAGGACCTAATGGAGCTGGAAAAAGTACCTTAATAAGGTTAATAAGAAGGGAGATTTATCCTGTGTCAAAATCCAGCACAATATTCAGGATGTTCGGGAGTGATGAAATAAACCTAACAGAACTTCGAAAGCGAGTAGGAGTTCTATCACAAGAAATCGACAAAAGGATGAACCCGAGAATACTTACACCTGATGTAATCAGCTCAGGGTTTTATGGATCTTTGGGCATAAGAAAGAACCAAATACCATCACCAGCCCAAAGGGAACGAACAGATGAACTTATAGAGAGTATGAGGTTAACAAAACTCTGCAAGTTAAATTTTGGTGAACTTTCTGATGGTCAAAAGAAAAGGGTTCTACTAGCAAGAGCTTTGGTTCACGATCCCGAGATAATAGTTCTAGACGAACCAACCAGTGGTCTAGATCTATCTGCAAAGTATTCTTTATTACAAATATTAGATCGACTCTCAAAAAACGGTAAGACCCTACTTATTGTAACTCATCAAATTGATAATGTAATAAAAACAATAAATAAAATAGTCTTCATGAAAGAAGGTAAGGTAAACAATGTTGGCAGTGTAAAGGAAAAAATTAATTCAGAGGAATTAAGCGAATTATTTAATATCCCTTTAAAAGTAGTTAGTGCAAATGGCTATTGGCAAGTCTTACCTGATCATTAA
- a CDS encoding Rieske 2Fe-2S domain-containing protein encodes MREEKENRNTSFDVSNKSNLRTQIDSHTTLTPDEHTSNQPDNQLRSGLLGWYAACSSQLLKEGQLYFFSMYNEPLVLYRDKDKKAKCIKDLCPHRGASFQGGQIKDGNIVCPYHGARFSTEGECTNLERITCQHIVDSNYNNYAKKIHLYQYPCIEVDGYIYIYYTGSAKTNVQDFSIKTDLSNHVPETFGFKPKEYAFEEVCVDFKCDWARIIENHLDILHIFWVHGDTIPDKDVNRKVITSFNQKIKRDERFIESKYNHKQPSKGEFITITFVPPGRIFIYKGSPESARYVQVLDHIPLGRNRSRVIVRHYRKFLKNKLLTKLVLFKSLQHRIFYRIFSEDYMVLKTQTFNQQMGYIQKDNVKLLGEDKMVQYYWGWFQNSLQKDNPWSLHPTNEHTNKVHEEMPMLYPPENPTLDDKNNREILIQTIIRLLIPVILIVQGVLVFNSNKDMDNSLLNQGVSSLTSKLQE; translated from the coding sequence ATGAGAGAAGAAAAAGAAAATCGAAATACTTCATTCGACGTGTCCAATAAGTCGAATTTGAGAACTCAAATTGATAGTCATACAACCTTAACTCCTGACGAACATACCTCAAATCAACCAGACAACCAACTTAGAAGTGGCCTTTTAGGTTGGTATGCGGCCTGCAGCAGTCAACTTTTAAAAGAAGGCCAACTATATTTCTTCTCTATGTATAACGAGCCCTTAGTCCTATACAGGGATAAGGATAAAAAAGCCAAATGTATCAAAGATTTATGCCCTCACAGAGGGGCCTCGTTCCAGGGGGGGCAGATAAAAGATGGCAATATTGTTTGTCCTTATCATGGTGCAAGATTCTCTACCGAAGGAGAATGTACAAACCTAGAGAGAATTACATGTCAGCACATTGTTGATTCTAATTATAATAACTATGCAAAAAAAATTCATCTTTATCAATATCCATGCATTGAAGTTGATGGCTACATTTACATCTACTACACTGGATCAGCAAAAACAAATGTCCAGGATTTCTCAATAAAGACAGATCTAAGCAATCATGTACCAGAGACATTTGGATTCAAGCCCAAAGAATATGCATTTGAGGAAGTATGTGTAGATTTTAAATGTGACTGGGCAAGAATCATAGAAAATCACTTAGATATACTACATATATTCTGGGTACATGGGGACACAATACCGGACAAAGATGTTAACAGAAAAGTAATTACCAGCTTTAATCAAAAAATAAAAAGAGATGAGCGTTTTATCGAAAGCAAATACAACCACAAACAGCCTAGTAAGGGTGAGTTTATTACTATTACCTTTGTCCCTCCAGGCAGGATTTTCATATATAAAGGCTCACCAGAATCTGCAAGATATGTACAAGTCTTAGACCATATTCCACTTGGTCGGAACAGGTCAAGAGTAATCGTAAGACACTACAGAAAATTCCTTAAAAACAAGCTCCTGACCAAACTAGTCCTTTTCAAATCTCTTCAGCATAGGATATTTTATAGAATATTTAGTGAAGACTATATGGTCCTAAAAACTCAAACATTTAATCAGCAGATGGGATACATTCAAAAGGATAATGTGAAACTTCTAGGTGAGGATAAGATGGTTCAATACTATTGGGGATGGTTTCAAAATTCATTGCAAAAGGATAATCCATGGTCCCTACATCCTACTAACGAGCATACAAATAAAGTACACGAAGAAATGCCGATGCTATATCCACCAGAGAATCCAACCTTAGATGATAAGAACAACAGAGAAATCCTTATTCAAACAATCATAAGATTATTAATACCTGTCATACTAATTGTACAAGGTGTTCTGGTATTTAACTCCAATAAAGATATGGATAATTCACTACTCAACCAAGGAGTCTCTTCTCTCACATCGAAGTTACAAGAATAA
- a CDS encoding ATP-binding cassette domain-containing protein, whose product MSIIQVENLSKSYLISEKKPGIIGTVSHFINRQERLIEAVSRVSFRIDKGEMVGFIGPNGAGKTTTLKMLCGLIFPSSGVVRVGGYRPFLRERSFLQDITLVMGQKQQLIWDLPPLDSLKVNAAVYGLSDLEANHRIKELSEMLELGYELKVPVRKLSLGQRMKAELLASLLHRPSVLFLDEPTLGLDINAQVRVRDFLASYNREFGATMIVTSHYMGDITSLCKRVLLIHQGTLLNDCSLEELEKELLPSRSLRVELSRPYPKDGFQKFGIVEDYSESFVQLLVPRDELTRTLTKLLNTFSVKDFEVRDPTIEKLIGQLFTKGGA is encoded by the coding sequence ATGTCCATTATCCAAGTAGAGAATCTTTCAAAAAGTTATTTAATCTCTGAGAAAAAGCCTGGCATCATTGGCACTGTAAGTCATTTCATCAATCGACAGGAACGTCTAATTGAAGCAGTTTCCAGGGTGAGTTTTCGTATAGACAAAGGTGAAATGGTTGGTTTTATCGGGCCAAATGGGGCTGGCAAGACAACCACTCTAAAAATGCTTTGTGGTTTAATTTTCCCTTCATCAGGCGTTGTTCGTGTTGGTGGATATCGCCCTTTTCTGAGAGAAAGATCATTTTTGCAAGACATTACCCTTGTTATGGGTCAGAAGCAACAACTGATTTGGGATCTTCCGCCACTTGATTCGTTAAAAGTTAATGCTGCTGTATATGGACTTAGTGATCTTGAGGCTAATCACAGAATAAAGGAATTATCTGAAATGCTTGAACTTGGATACGAACTTAAAGTCCCCGTTAGGAAGTTGTCTTTAGGACAACGGATGAAGGCAGAACTTTTAGCCTCCTTATTACACCGGCCTTCAGTATTGTTCCTTGATGAGCCAACATTAGGTCTTGATATTAATGCTCAGGTGCGAGTTAGAGATTTTTTAGCTTCTTACAACAGGGAATTCGGCGCAACAATGATCGTCACTAGTCATTATATGGGTGATATAACTTCTCTTTGCAAGAGGGTTTTGTTAATTCATCAAGGAACTCTCCTTAATGACTGTTCACTTGAGGAACTTGAAAAGGAGCTTTTACCGTCTCGCTCTTTAAGAGTTGAGCTTTCTAGACCTTACCCAAAAGATGGTTTCCAAAAATTCGGAATAGTGGAAGATTATTCCGAATCCTTTGTTCAACTGTTAGTTCCTCGTGATGAACTAACAAGGACTCTGACCAAACTACTTAATACCTTTTCTGTAAAGGATTTTGAGGTGAGAGATCCAACTATAGAAAAGCTAATTGGCCAACTATTTACAAAGGGAGGAGCTTGA
- a CDS encoding ABC transporter permease — translation MIFKLRVNPNLIKGFKIARALIVSQYALMLEYRAEIILWAISGLLPLIMLGLWSDSQAAQLSGISKQELNRYFLSAFVVRQFTAVWVMVIFEEDLVEGRLSPFLLQPVKPFWRYLSSHVAEQFSRIPIVIIILAIFFFFNPSSFWLPDPLDIFLGIIAMVFAFFARFIMHWMFAMICFFSERASAIERLLLIPYLFLSGLVAPLEIFPDPIRKFAMLTPFPYLLSYPSNIFAGNSENILLGILGLLFWFTLFLLVSNFAWKKGIRHYSAMGS, via the coding sequence ATGATCTTTAAACTCCGAGTTAATCCAAACTTAATTAAGGGATTCAAGATCGCACGAGCCCTAATTGTGAGTCAATATGCATTAATGCTTGAATATAGAGCTGAAATTATTTTATGGGCAATTTCAGGACTGCTTCCGTTGATTATGCTTGGCTTGTGGAGTGACTCACAAGCTGCCCAGCTCTCCGGTATTAGTAAACAAGAGTTAAATAGATACTTCTTATCAGCATTTGTTGTTAGGCAGTTTACAGCTGTTTGGGTAATGGTTATTTTTGAAGAAGATCTTGTTGAAGGTCGTTTATCTCCATTCCTCTTACAGCCTGTAAAACCATTTTGGCGATACCTGAGTTCTCATGTTGCGGAACAGTTTTCACGTATACCCATAGTAATTATTATACTAGCAATTTTCTTTTTCTTTAATCCATCTAGCTTTTGGCTTCCAGATCCTTTAGACATTTTCTTGGGAATAATTGCAATGGTATTTGCTTTTTTCGCTAGATTTATTATGCATTGGATGTTTGCCATGATCTGTTTTTTCAGTGAGCGAGCCAGTGCTATTGAGAGACTTCTATTGATTCCATATCTATTCCTCTCTGGACTTGTAGCACCTTTAGAGATATTTCCTGACCCCATAAGAAAGTTTGCAATGCTAACTCCATTCCCATATCTACTTTCTTACCCATCAAATATTTTTGCCGGAAATTCTGAAAATATTCTTCTTGGTATATTGGGTCTTCTATTCTGGTTTACTTTGTTTTTGTTGGTAAGCAACTTTGCATGGAAGAAAGGAATAAGACATTATTCAGCAATGGGCTCCTGA
- a CDS encoding ABC transporter permease — protein MEFSATIGNLLGSIFLLSLFYTSGSTLGGWSWEASLIVLGIYTLLESVIYIILQPNLSRIVRHVQNGTLDFVLLKPVDSQLWLSFRVVSPWGIPSFLAGICLIFYGLATSNINLSIGNFLWFSLLMLNSLAILYSLWFLLATTSIWFVKIWNVTEVLRSTLVAGRYPIYAYPFMLRAIFTFVIPIAFLTTFPAEAILGYVSTDKIIASVAVSIISIYFTRWFWRYALRFYTSASS, from the coding sequence GTGGAATTTTCTGCAACTATCGGTAACCTGCTTGGTAGTATCTTCCTTCTTTCTCTATTTTATACATCTGGCTCTACATTAGGAGGTTGGAGTTGGGAGGCCTCGTTGATAGTTCTTGGAATATATACCTTATTAGAATCAGTTATATATATTATTTTACAGCCAAACTTAAGTCGTATTGTTCGCCATGTTCAGAACGGAACACTTGACTTTGTTTTACTAAAACCTGTAGATAGTCAGTTGTGGCTATCATTTAGAGTGGTTTCCCCTTGGGGAATTCCTTCTTTCCTTGCTGGAATTTGCCTCATTTTTTATGGGTTAGCTACTAGTAATATTAATTTATCGATTGGAAATTTCCTTTGGTTTTCATTGCTAATGCTAAATAGTTTGGCAATCCTTTATAGTTTATGGTTTTTACTTGCTACTACCAGTATTTGGTTCGTTAAAATTTGGAATGTAACAGAGGTACTCCGCTCCACACTGGTAGCAGGGAGATACCCTATTTATGCTTATCCATTTATGTTAAGAGCAATATTTACCTTCGTTATTCCCATCGCTTTTTTGACGACATTTCCCGCTGAGGCAATATTGGGTTATGTATCCACTGATAAAATAATAGCTTCTGTAGCTGTTTCCATAATATCAATATATTTTACTCGTTGGTTCTGGAGATATGCATTACGATTCTATACCTCTGCTTCAAGTTAA
- the nrdJ gene encoding ribonucleoside-triphosphate reductase, adenosylcobalamin-dependent: MTSLNSSDQRGDFPSTAPAANPVFYRTYSRKTSDGRESWAEVRDRNLEGLQKLGLLSEDEVDLMAQMQTEKKALPSGRWLWIGGTSWIDKPENYSGAYNCTSTNLVDWQAFALMMDLAMMGCGTGAIIEPHLINQLPPIRNKLKIINVSEIGITPANSRQECTTHKVLGNKVEIKVGDTRRSWVDSYQLLLELSSDETFKDNYIEINVDLTDVRPVGETLKGFGGMANPVKLKDLYIRVSNLLNKAVGRRLTSIECCLLIDEAAVTIVAGNIRRSAGMRQFSESDSIAANAKDNLWQQDSEGNWRIDPERDALRMANHTRVYHTRPSLEVLKEAVTKQFHSGEGAIQFAPEALARANADILKTTELREEFIDIYCDQGKDEASKWLQKNYGPIQQTELKHRLGRYGLNPCGEILGADFHCNLAEIHLNQIDPSDDEGQANAFKAAALSVACLLNHRFEVERYRQSRAWDPIVGVSFTGLFDFFVHAFGTPWLKWWETGRPDTEEGKSFKKQESTYLSQWRKIVNETVWDYCDRHGLRRPNRCTTVQPAGTKSLLTGASPGWHPPKAQRFIRRITFRKNDPVAMACMDYGYTVVPSQSDKDSNGRLLDDPFDPMCTEWLVEIPTEVSWANIPGADEVNINNFSAMAQFDFYMQVQSFYTDHNTSATIEFREEEIEPLSEALYQAINNNRGYISAALLARFDANATFPRLPFEPIDYQTYEKLQSEVFHRRVSSNFFEALQRYDQGELTEAGPAGCDSDKCLLPLAKPGD; encoded by the coding sequence ATGACTTCATTGAATTCATCAGACCAACGAGGCGATTTTCCATCAACTGCCCCTGCTGCAAATCCAGTTTTTTATAGGACCTACAGCAGGAAAACAAGTGATGGCAGGGAAAGCTGGGCAGAAGTGAGAGACCGGAACCTAGAGGGCTTACAAAAACTTGGTCTTCTCAGTGAAGACGAAGTTGATCTGATGGCACAGATGCAAACCGAAAAAAAAGCTCTTCCCTCGGGTAGATGGCTATGGATAGGTGGAACTTCTTGGATCGACAAGCCTGAAAATTATTCAGGAGCATACAACTGCACTTCTACAAATTTGGTGGATTGGCAGGCTTTTGCTTTAATGATGGACCTTGCGATGATGGGTTGTGGAACAGGTGCAATAATTGAGCCACACCTAATCAATCAACTTCCCCCTATTCGCAACAAATTAAAGATAATTAATGTAAGTGAAATTGGAATAACTCCCGCCAACTCAAGACAGGAATGTACAACACACAAAGTTCTAGGAAACAAAGTAGAAATAAAAGTAGGCGACACCAGACGAAGTTGGGTTGACAGTTATCAACTTTTACTTGAGCTTTCTAGCGATGAGACTTTTAAGGACAATTACATAGAAATAAATGTAGATCTAACAGATGTAAGACCCGTAGGAGAAACCCTAAAAGGTTTTGGGGGAATGGCAAATCCAGTAAAACTTAAAGATCTCTATATTCGTGTTTCCAACTTATTAAATAAAGCGGTAGGGAGAAGACTTACTTCAATTGAATGCTGTCTACTAATTGACGAAGCAGCGGTAACAATTGTCGCTGGTAACATAAGAAGGAGTGCGGGAATGCGTCAATTTTCAGAAAGTGATTCAATAGCGGCAAATGCAAAAGACAATTTATGGCAACAGGATTCAGAAGGCAATTGGCGCATAGATCCCGAACGGGATGCATTACGAATGGCTAATCACACTCGCGTCTATCACACCAGACCAAGCCTAGAAGTTTTAAAAGAAGCTGTAACCAAACAATTTCATTCTGGAGAGGGTGCTATTCAATTTGCCCCTGAGGCTCTAGCCAGAGCGAATGCAGATATTCTCAAAACTACTGAACTTAGAGAGGAATTTATAGATATTTACTGTGATCAAGGAAAGGATGAAGCATCTAAATGGTTACAAAAAAATTATGGGCCAATTCAACAAACTGAACTTAAACATCGATTAGGAAGATATGGACTTAATCCATGTGGAGAAATTCTAGGTGCTGATTTCCATTGCAATCTTGCAGAAATACACCTAAACCAAATAGATCCATCTGACGACGAGGGACAAGCCAATGCCTTCAAAGCTGCAGCCCTATCAGTAGCCTGTTTACTAAATCATCGCTTTGAAGTTGAAAGGTATAGGCAAAGTAGAGCCTGGGACCCAATTGTCGGTGTAAGTTTTACAGGTCTATTTGATTTCTTTGTTCACGCTTTCGGCACCCCCTGGCTGAAGTGGTGGGAAACAGGGAGGCCAGATACAGAAGAAGGGAAATCCTTTAAGAAACAAGAATCTACCTACCTGAGTCAATGGCGAAAAATCGTCAACGAAACTGTATGGGACTATTGCGATCGTCACGGCCTGAGAAGACCTAATAGATGCACCACTGTCCAACCTGCAGGCACTAAAAGCCTATTAACCGGTGCTTCCCCTGGATGGCATCCACCCAAAGCACAGCGTTTTATCCGAAGAATTACTTTCCGCAAAAACGATCCTGTGGCCATGGCCTGCATGGATTATGGCTATACAGTTGTGCCATCTCAATCTGATAAAGACTCGAATGGCAGGCTGTTAGACGATCCTTTTGACCCTATGTGCACAGAATGGCTTGTTGAAATTCCCACAGAAGTCAGCTGGGCCAATATCCCAGGTGCTGACGAGGTAAACATCAACAACTTCTCAGCAATGGCTCAATTTGACTTCTATATGCAAGTACAAAGCTTCTACACAGATCACAACACCTCAGCAACTATAGAATTTAGAGAAGAAGAGATTGAACCCTTAAGTGAAGCCCTATATCAGGCGATAAACAACAATAGAGGATATATCTCAGCAGCTTTATTAGCTCGCTTTGATGCAAACGCTACATTCCCAAGATTACCTTTTGAACCTATTGATTATCAAACCTATGAAAAACTCCAATCAGAAGTTTTTCATAGGAGAGTAAGTAGTAATTTCTTTGAAGCACTCCAGCGTTATGACCAAGGGGAACTTACTGAAGCAGGTCCTGCCGGATGTGACTCTGACAAGTGTCTTCTTCCTTTAGCTAAACCTGGGGATTGA